From one Gemella morbillorum genomic stretch:
- a CDS encoding penicillin acylase family protein — MSKKVFKIIKRLVIGLLALLVIGAGYGYYFVNKSLPTIEGKVEVNFLENNVKVTRNNKGIPTIEAQNEKDLYRAQGYVHAQDRLFQMDLARRQASGRLSEIVGKAALETDKKFLVFSLRKAAEDSYAGYSDEAKKILEDYAEGVNAYIDEAVKNNKLSYEFSLLNYKPEKWTAIDSLTIGKYMAYDLGGHWDHLGFNSWVLNNLGEENLKQLLPESFSKNKDNEDIIKANLGIDVKVDEKVANTERPPMENGSNNWVVSGKKTKSGKPLLADDPHLGLATPSVWYQMNLNTPDNKVSGVIFPGIPGIILGHNEHIAWGVTNFGPDVQDLYIEKRDANNPHRFEYDGKYYDAQVDSYNIKVKNGNDEKFDVVRTKHGPIIDELLKPLGETNKSFSMQWTALESTQELEAILKIDKSKNWTEFEKALEDFKAPAQNFVFADKEGNIGYKSNGNVPIRKKGDGNLPVPGYSSEYGWDGYISFDKLPKVINPEEGFIATANTETYKTDYHTSNVWAQPYRKARIDEVLKAKNDLTVDDMKNLQMDTKNLYAQEFLKDLLKNTSVSNKDVYNKLNSWDYMDNKDEAAPLIYDTWMRVIREKILKDKMSPEAYKFMPHKESYVDKILRDALTGKKINLIEEKGGLNKVLEESLNTAISELKTKYGENVNSWKWGANHKLGFRHPLSKSSDILAYFLNPKEYPISGSKVTVQAAKQTDDGLVNHGASWRFVYDFDTKVGYHVVGPGQSGHFMSDYYNDQVLDWVEGKYTPETIGKIEGKTLELVAKK, encoded by the coding sequence ATGAGTAAAAAAGTATTTAAAATTATTAAAAGATTAGTAATAGGATTATTGGCACTTTTAGTTATTGGTGCAGGTTATGGATATTATTTTGTGAATAAGTCATTACCGACGATAGAAGGAAAAGTCGAGGTGAATTTTTTAGAAAATAATGTCAAAGTAACTCGCAATAACAAAGGTATTCCGACGATAGAAGCACAAAATGAAAAAGATTTATATCGAGCACAAGGATATGTTCATGCTCAAGATAGGTTGTTTCAAATGGATTTAGCTCGTAGACAAGCGAGTGGTAGATTATCTGAAATTGTAGGGAAAGCCGCTTTAGAAACAGATAAAAAGTTTTTAGTATTTTCATTGCGTAAAGCAGCAGAGGATTCATATGCAGGCTATTCAGATGAGGCTAAAAAAATCTTGGAGGATTATGCAGAAGGAGTTAACGCTTATATTGATGAGGCGGTAAAAAATAATAAATTATCATATGAGTTTTCTTTATTAAATTATAAACCAGAAAAATGGACAGCTATTGATTCGCTAACAATTGGGAAGTATATGGCTTATGACCTTGGAGGACATTGGGATCACTTAGGATTTAACTCTTGGGTTCTAAATAATTTAGGAGAAGAAAATCTAAAACAATTATTGCCGGAAAGCTTTTCGAAAAATAAAGATAATGAAGATATTATTAAAGCTAACCTAGGTATAGATGTTAAAGTAGATGAGAAGGTAGCTAATACAGAACGTCCACCTATGGAAAATGGTAGTAATAACTGGGTAGTTTCTGGGAAGAAGACAAAATCAGGGAAACCTTTACTAGCTGATGACCCACACTTAGGGCTTGCAACACCGTCAGTATGGTATCAAATGAATCTAAATACTCCTGACAACAAAGTTTCTGGTGTTATTTTCCCAGGTATCCCAGGAATTATTCTAGGTCATAATGAGCATATAGCTTGGGGTGTTACTAATTTTGGTCCTGATGTTCAAGATTTATACATAGAAAAACGTGATGCAAATAACCCACATCGTTTTGAATATGATGGAAAGTACTACGATGCACAGGTAGATTCTTATAATATAAAAGTTAAAAATGGAAATGATGAAAAATTTGATGTAGTAAGAACAAAACATGGTCCAATTATTGATGAATTATTAAAACCTCTTGGAGAGACTAATAAGAGTTTTTCTATGCAATGGACAGCTTTAGAGTCAACACAAGAATTAGAAGCAATTTTAAAAATTGATAAATCTAAAAACTGGACAGAGTTTGAAAAAGCATTAGAAGACTTTAAAGCACCAGCTCAAAACTTTGTTTTTGCAGATAAGGAAGGTAATATTGGCTATAAATCAAACGGTAATGTCCCTATTCGCAAAAAAGGTGATGGGAATTTACCAGTTCCAGGATATAGTAGTGAATACGGATGGGATGGTTATATTTCTTTTGATAAATTACCGAAAGTTATTAATCCAGAAGAAGGTTTTATTGCGACTGCCAATACAGAAACATATAAAACAGATTATCATACTTCAAACGTTTGGGCACAACCGTATAGAAAAGCAAGAATTGATGAAGTGTTAAAAGCTAAGAATGATTTAACAGTAGATGATATGAAAAATCTCCAAATGGATACCAAAAATCTATATGCACAGGAATTTTTAAAAGATTTATTGAAAAACACATCAGTCTCTAACAAAGATGTATATAATAAATTAAATAGTTGGGATTACATGGATAATAAAGATGAAGCAGCACCGTTAATATATGATACATGGATGCGAGTTATTCGTGAAAAAATCCTAAAAGATAAGATGAGTCCTGAAGCGTATAAATTTATGCCGCATAAAGAAAGCTATGTTGATAAGATTTTACGAGATGCTCTTACAGGTAAGAAAATAAATCTTATTGAAGAAAAAGGTGGACTTAATAAGGTTTTAGAAGAAAGTTTAAATACAGCTATATCAGAACTTAAAACAAAATATGGTGAAAATGTAAATTCATGGAAGTGGGGAGCTAATCACAAATTAGGTTTTAGACATCCATTATCAAAATCTTCAGATATATTGGCGTATTTCTTAAATCCAAAAGAATATCCGATTTCAGGATCTAAAGTAACTGTCCAAGCAGCTAAACAAACTGACGATGGTTTGGTAAATCATGGTGCTTCTTGGAGATTTGTTTATGATTTCGATACAAAAGTAGGATATCATGTAGTTGGTCCAGGACAAAGTGGCCACTTTATGAGTGATTATTATAATGACCAAGTTCTTGATTGGGTAGAAGGAAAATATACACCTGAAACTATAGGAAAGATAGAAGGAAAAACTTTGGAGTTAGTCGCTAAAAAATAA